The Pseudofrankia inefficax genome window below encodes:
- the trxA gene encoding thioredoxin, translating to MAGATTPVTDSTFDAEVLKSDKPVLVDFWAEWCGPCKMVAPVLEEIAATHGDQLRVVKLNIDENPQTARAYQIMSIPTMAVFVDGAIAKSIVGAKPKSVLLKDLAEYI from the coding sequence ATGGCAGGTGCCACCACCCCGGTGACGGACAGCACGTTCGACGCCGAGGTACTGAAGAGCGACAAGCCCGTGCTGGTGGACTTCTGGGCCGAGTGGTGCGGGCCGTGCAAGATGGTCGCCCCGGTCCTGGAGGAGATCGCCGCGACGCACGGCGACCAGTTGCGGGTCGTCAAGCTCAACATCGACGAGAACCCGCAGACCGCCCGGGCCTACCAGATCATGTCGATCCCGACGATGGCGGTTTTCGTCGACGGCGCGATCGCGAAGAGCATCGTCGGCGCCAAGCCGAAGAGCGTCCTGCTCAAGGACCTCGCCGAGTACATCTGA
- a CDS encoding N-acetylmuramoyl-L-alanine amidase: protein MKLLRLGDRGPRVANARVALAFLSFLPAAPRQPDGEADGATRAEVFDEDLDRAVRAFQQSRGLSVDGIIGPDTARSLEEARHGLGDRLLYHAPSQPLIGDDVAALQERLSNMGFDVGRSDGIFGPRTESAVRDFQRNRGLEPDGRCGPHTLRELKRLERTVTGGRPDMLRESVRLLVRGPSLLGMLVAIDAGHGGDDQGVVAHGLTERDVVADLARRLEARLVSSGLETFWVHSDDESPDEAERARRANDQGADLLVSLHVDASDSPKAEGISCYYFGNARGSSAVGERLAALIQKELVSRTDLVDCWTHAKTWDLLRRTTMPAVRIEVGYLTNTRDAAALGSADYRANVAEAILAAIQRLYLPPEQDPPTGQLRVPRVATPS from the coding sequence GTGAAGCTGCTCCGGCTCGGCGACCGCGGACCGCGCGTGGCCAACGCACGCGTCGCCCTGGCCTTCCTGTCCTTCCTGCCGGCCGCCCCGCGCCAGCCCGACGGGGAGGCCGACGGCGCGACGCGCGCCGAGGTGTTCGACGAGGACCTCGACCGTGCCGTCCGCGCGTTTCAGCAAAGTCGCGGGCTGTCGGTCGACGGCATCATCGGTCCGGACACGGCACGCTCCCTCGAGGAAGCTCGCCACGGCCTGGGCGACCGACTGCTCTACCACGCGCCGAGCCAGCCACTCATCGGCGACGACGTGGCCGCCCTGCAGGAGCGGCTCTCGAACATGGGCTTCGACGTCGGGCGCAGCGACGGAATCTTCGGGCCGCGTACCGAGTCGGCCGTCCGCGACTTCCAGCGCAACCGGGGCCTCGAGCCGGACGGGCGATGCGGCCCGCACACCCTGCGCGAGCTGAAGCGGCTGGAGCGGACCGTCACCGGCGGCCGGCCGGACATGCTGCGGGAGTCGGTACGGCTGCTGGTACGCGGCCCATCCCTGCTCGGCATGCTGGTCGCGATCGACGCCGGTCACGGCGGCGACGACCAGGGCGTCGTGGCCCACGGTCTGACGGAGCGGGACGTCGTCGCCGACCTGGCGCGCCGGCTGGAGGCCCGGCTGGTGTCCTCCGGCCTGGAGACCTTCTGGGTCCACTCCGACGACGAGTCCCCCGACGAGGCGGAGCGCGCCCGACGGGCGAACGACCAGGGCGCGGACCTCCTCGTGTCCCTCCATGTCGACGCGAGCGACTCCCCGAAGGCCGAGGGCATCTCCTGCTACTACTTCGGCAACGCCCGCGGCTCGTCGGCGGTCGGCGAGCGACTCGCCGCGCTCATCCAGAAGGAGCTCGTCTCCCGGACGGACCTGGTCGACTGTTGGACGCACGCCAAGACGTGGGACCTACTGCGCCGAACGACCATGCCAGCGGTCCGGATCGAGGTCGGCTACCTGACGAACACCCGCGACGCCGCCGCGCTCGGCTCCGCCGACTACCGCGCCAACGTCGCCGAGGCCATCCTCGCCGCCATCCAGCGGCTGTACCTCCCACCCGAGCAGGACCCCCCGACCGGCCAGCTCCGAGTCCCCCGCGTCGCCACGCCATCCTGA
- a CDS encoding N-acetyltransferase GCN5: protein MSRRVANITLDNIDDLPQRCRRCVFWELDPVARSRAEEAGGTDIEKEAWVSSALLEWGSCGKIVYVDNVPAGFAMYAPPAYVPRSIAFPTSPVSADAVLLMTAKIVDEFAGQGLGRVLVQAMVKDVIRRGYRAIEAFGDLRQDEGTKCVVPADYLLSVGFKTVRPHRRWPRLRLEVKNAVTWREDVEVALERLLGSMNPEGILRPIGGGTPTPAPAPA from the coding sequence ATGAGTCGTCGCGTCGCCAACATCACCCTCGACAACATCGACGACCTACCCCAGCGGTGTCGTCGGTGTGTGTTCTGGGAACTCGACCCAGTCGCCCGAAGCCGGGCCGAGGAAGCCGGCGGGACCGACATCGAGAAGGAAGCCTGGGTTTCCTCGGCGCTACTCGAATGGGGCAGCTGCGGGAAAATCGTCTACGTCGACAATGTCCCCGCCGGCTTCGCGATGTACGCGCCGCCGGCCTACGTCCCCCGCTCGATCGCCTTCCCGACCAGCCCGGTCAGCGCTGACGCCGTACTGCTGATGACCGCGAAAATCGTGGACGAGTTCGCGGGCCAAGGCCTCGGGCGGGTACTCGTCCAAGCAATGGTGAAGGACGTCATCCGGCGTGGCTACCGAGCCATTGAGGCGTTCGGGGACCTGCGCCAGGACGAAGGCACCAAATGTGTCGTCCCCGCCGACTATCTGCTCTCGGTCGGCTTCAAGACGGTTCGCCCGCATCGTCGCTGGCCTCGGCTGCGCCTTGAGGTGAAGAACGCTGTCACCTGGCGCGAGGACGTCGAGGTCGCGTTGGAGCGCCTTCTCGGTTCGATGAACCCCGAGGGGATCCTCCGGCCCATCGGGGGCGGTACGCCTACTCCGGCCCCGGCTCCCGCCTGA
- a CDS encoding ParB/RepB/Spo0J family partition protein, which produces MSPPPRRVGGLGKGLGALIPTAPEGYDSYGSGGNGNGTSTRPGSEPVPVHGAVFREIPVDWVEPNPRQPRTVFDEEALEELAASLREVGLLQPVVVREVLPDRYELVMGERRWRASKLAGLTEIPAIVRETADDQMLRDALLENLHRQQLNPLEEAAAYEQLLREFGATHDQLASKLGRSRSHVTNTIRLLALPPAVQRRVAAGVLSAGHARALLALEDTEAQDRLATRIVAEGLSVRAVEEIVALGEEGPRKRAPRSPRHTPPALSQVAERLSDRLDTKVKVDMGRNRGKITVEFASIEDLERIVAAIVPGT; this is translated from the coding sequence ATGAGCCCGCCCCCGCGGCGGGTCGGCGGACTCGGCAAGGGGCTCGGCGCGCTCATTCCCACCGCGCCGGAGGGATACGACAGCTACGGTTCCGGCGGCAACGGCAACGGCACGTCGACCCGGCCTGGGTCGGAGCCTGTGCCGGTCCACGGCGCTGTCTTCCGGGAGATCCCGGTCGACTGGGTGGAGCCGAATCCACGACAGCCTCGGACCGTCTTCGACGAGGAAGCGCTGGAGGAGCTCGCGGCCAGCCTGCGCGAGGTCGGCCTGCTTCAGCCGGTCGTGGTCCGCGAGGTGCTGCCCGATCGGTACGAGCTGGTCATGGGTGAGCGCCGCTGGCGGGCCTCGAAGCTTGCCGGGCTGACCGAGATTCCGGCGATCGTGCGGGAGACCGCCGACGACCAGATGCTGCGGGACGCCCTGCTGGAGAACCTGCACCGCCAGCAGCTCAACCCCCTTGAAGAGGCAGCGGCCTACGAGCAGTTGCTGCGCGAGTTCGGTGCCACCCATGACCAGCTCGCCAGCAAGCTGGGCCGCTCTCGGTCCCACGTCACGAACACGATCCGGCTCCTCGCACTCCCGCCTGCTGTCCAGCGCAGGGTCGCCGCCGGCGTGCTGTCTGCCGGCCATGCCCGGGCGCTGCTCGCGCTCGAGGACACCGAGGCGCAGGACCGCCTTGCCACCCGGATCGTCGCCGAGGGACTGTCGGTGCGCGCCGTCGAAGAAATCGTGGCGCTGGGCGAGGAAGGGCCACGGAAGCGCGCGCCGCGGTCGCCCCGCCATACGCCGCCGGCGCTGTCCCAGGTCGCCGAGCGTCTTTCCGACCGCCTGGACACCAAGGTGAAGGTCGACATGGGCCGGAACCGAGGCAAGATAACCGTCGAGTTCGCCAGCATCGAGGATCTGGAACGCATCGTCGCCGCCATCGTCCCGGGCACGTAG
- the trxB gene encoding thioredoxin-disulfide reductase gives MTAQDSGVRDVIIVGSGPAGYTAAIYTARASLHPLVFEGAVSAGGALMTTTEVENFPGWPDGIQGPDLMDNLRKQAERFGAELVTDDVTEVDLTANPKVVKVGEETYYAKTVILATGSAYRKLGVPDEGKLLGRGVSACATCDGFFFRDQDIVVVGGGDSAMEEATFLTRFANSVTVVHRRDKLRASAIMAERALANPKIKFRWNAVVTGLEGDSKLTGVRLKDTVTGADDKLDVTGLFVAIGHVPRSELFRDQVTLDDEGYVLVEAPSTRTNLDGVFAAGDVVDHTYRQAITAAGTGCAAALDAERWIAAHEESA, from the coding sequence GTGACAGCGCAGGACAGCGGGGTCCGGGACGTCATCATCGTCGGCTCCGGCCCGGCGGGTTACACGGCAGCGATCTATACGGCGCGCGCGAGCCTGCACCCGTTGGTGTTCGAGGGAGCCGTCTCCGCGGGTGGCGCGTTGATGACCACCACCGAGGTGGAGAACTTCCCGGGCTGGCCCGACGGCATCCAGGGCCCCGACCTCATGGACAACCTGCGCAAGCAGGCAGAGCGGTTCGGCGCGGAGCTCGTCACGGACGACGTGACCGAGGTCGACCTCACCGCGAACCCGAAGGTCGTCAAGGTCGGTGAGGAGACCTACTACGCGAAGACCGTGATCCTCGCGACCGGGTCGGCCTACCGGAAGCTGGGCGTCCCCGACGAGGGCAAGCTGCTCGGACGCGGCGTCTCGGCCTGTGCCACCTGTGACGGGTTCTTCTTCCGCGACCAGGACATCGTGGTCGTCGGCGGCGGTGACTCGGCCATGGAGGAGGCCACGTTCCTCACTAGGTTCGCCAACTCCGTGACCGTCGTCCACCGGCGGGACAAGCTACGCGCCAGCGCGATCATGGCCGAGCGCGCACTGGCGAACCCGAAGATCAAGTTCCGGTGGAACGCGGTCGTCACCGGGCTCGAGGGCGACAGCAAGCTCACCGGGGTTCGCCTGAAGGACACGGTCACCGGCGCCGACGACAAGCTGGACGTGACCGGCCTGTTCGTCGCGATCGGCCACGTGCCGCGCTCTGAGCTGTTCCGGGACCAGGTGACGCTGGACGACGAGGGCTACGTGCTCGTCGAGGCTCCGTCGACGCGAACCAACCTGGACGGGGTGTTCGCCGCCGGCGACGTCGTTGACCACACTTACCGGCAGGCCATCACCGCCGCCGGTACCGGCTGCGCCGCCGCCCTCGACGCCGAGCGCTGGATCGCCGCCCACGAAGAAAGCGCCTAA